CGCTTTGCCGCATGCTGCGCGACTACAAGGTCACCCACTTGATCTCAGTGCCATCTTTGTATAGATTGCTTCTTGAGCAGTCGAAGCCGGGAGAGTGGGACACACTTCGAAGCGTGACGCTGGCAGGAGAGGCTTCCCAGCCTTCTTTGATTGCGGCAAGCGCAGCCAAACATCCCCTGGTGGAGCTTGTTAACGAGTACGGTCCGACGGAGAACAGTGTACTTGCCACGGCCACACTCTTGGGCTTACAGCCTGGGAAGCGGGTCACCATCGGTAAGCCGATTGCCGGGGTGCATGTCTGCATATTGGATGATCGGCAGCGGATGCAGCCGATCGGAGTGGCGGGAGTGCTCTGCTTGGGCGGGCGAGGCCTTGCCCGTGGGTACCGGAACCGGCCGGATCTGACGGCGGAGAAGTTCGTACCGCATCCGCTCGTTCCGAGTGAGCGGATGTACCGGACGGGCGACGTGGCTAGATGGCTGCCTGACGGTTCAATCGAATACCTGGGCCGGATCGACGACCAGGTGAAAATCCGCGGCTTCCGCATCGAGCTCGGGGAAGTAGAAGCACGGCTGTTGGAGGTAGCGGGCATCCGGCAGGCCGCAGCGGTAGTCCGGGAAGTGGATGAACACAACAGGTTATATGCTTATTATTCGGCGGACCGCATTTTTTCCGCAGCAGAATTGCGCGTGAAGCTTTCGGCGGTACTGCCGGATTATATGATTCCGTCGCAGTTCATCGGCATGGAACAGCTGCCGATGACGGCCAGTGGCAAGGTGGATCGCAGAAGTCTTCCCCAATCGCTGGTGCATCAAGATAAGGGAGAATACGTGCCGCCATGCACCATCGTCGAGCGTCAGCTCGCGGCAATCTGGCAGGAGGTGTTGGATGTTCCGCAGGTCGGCTTGCGGGATCATTTTTTCGCGCTTGGCGGTCATTCGCTTAAAGCAATGACGCTGGTTTCTAGGATGAATCAGGCACTCGGCGCCGCAATTACCGTGCGGGATGTGTTCAATCACTCCGTTCTGGAGGAGATGGCGAAATTCGTGGAGCTTAGCGGAACCAGCTCGTATGCCTCTATTCCTCTGACACCTGCAGCTCCTTATTATCCGCTATCCTCTGCACAAATGAGGATGTATGTGCTGCAGCAACTGGAAGGAGTCGGCACATCCGTCAGCTATAATATGCCTGCTGCATTGCTGCTCGAAGGTGAGCTTCGAACGGAACGGCTGGCGGAAGCCTTCCGAGCCTTGGCCGTGCGCCACGATGCGCTGCGAACTTCGTTCCAAGAAGTGAACGGCAAACCGGTTCAAGTTGTGCATGATAAGGTAGAGCTGGAGTTGGAGATAATTCAACAGCCGATACAGGATCTGATGCCGGCTCCAGAGGAGACACAGGCACAGCAACTGCAAACACAACCATTATTTCCGGCTTCGGAGAAAGAGTCCGCAGAGCGACTTTTCCGAAGATTTATCCGACCGTTTGACCTTAGTCAGGCACCCTTGCTGCGGGTGGGACTGGTCCGGTTGGAGGAGAATCGGCACCTGCTGCTGATCGACATGCATCACATTGTGTCTGACGGGGTGTCGGTGGCCACGATTACCTCAGAGCTCGCAAGACTGTACGCGGGAATGGAGTTAGATGAGGTACGCATCCAATACAAGGATTACGCTGTATGGCAGCAGGCGTTCCTGCATAGCGAGGATTACCGCAAGCAAATGAGCTATTGGCAGAACAAGCTCACGGGTGATCTGCCTGTGCTTTCGCTGCCGGAAGACCGTCCGCGGCCGGCGAAGCGCAGCTACGATGGGGAGTCGATCCGCTTCTCGATCTCTGGAGAAGAAGCTGCGCGATTACATAAGCTTGCGCAAGAACAAGGGGCAACGCTCTACATGGTGCTGCTCGCAACTTTCAGTATCCTGCTTTCCAAGCTGAGCGGACAGGAGGATATCGTCGTCGGTACGCCAGTAGCGGGAAGATCGCATGCGGAGCTGGAGGGTGTCATCGGTATGTTCGTCAACACGCTCCCGCTGCGTATGCAGCCGGAAGCCGGGAAGACGTTCGCAGCTTATCTTCACGAGGTGAAGGAAACGGCTTTGTCCGGGTTCGATCACGGGGATTGCCCATTCGAGGAATTGGTGGAGCATTTGGGCGTCAATCGGGACTTGAGCCGCAACCCGCTCTTCGATGCCATGCTGGTACTGCAGAATATGGAGAGCACCGAGCTGGAGCTGGACGGTCTACGGATCAGGCAGTACGCCTACGATCTGGCTGCTGCCAAATTCGATATAACGCTGACGGTGACGGAACGTAAAGAAGGTCTGGATTGCTCGCTGGAATACGCTTCTGCGCTGTTCGATCGTTCGACGATAGAACGCTGGGCTGAATATTGGAAGGTGTTGCTAGAAGAAGCAGCGTCTAATCCGAACAATGAGATCGGATGGCTTGATATGCTTCCGGCATCGGAGAAAGAAGGACTGCTCAAGGAATGTACACTATCACAGCTCCAGGCTATGCCGCCCGCGACAATTCATCGTCTCTTCGAAGAACAAGTTGAGCGGACACCGGATGGAACGGCCTTCCACTTCGCAGAGCAGCGTTGGACGTACCGCGAATTGAATGACAAAGCCGAACGGCTTGCTGCGCTTCTAACCGAGAAAGGCGTCGGGGCGGAGTGCGTGATTGGTCTCCTGTGCGAGAGGTCGCTGGAGCTAGCGGTCGGTGTGCTGGCGATTTTAAAGGCTGGCGGCGCCTACTTGCCGCTTGATCCGAAGCTGCCGAAGGATCGTCTCCAGTATATGCTGGTGGACAGCGGCGCCAGGCTTCTGATTGCTCAGGGTCATATAACTAAGCTGAACGGCAGCGGTGTTCCGGCTCTTTATTTAAATAACGAGGCTGAGGCTGATGAAGCTGAGGTTGCTAAACTTCCTCTCCTCGGTGTGCATGCTCCGGCAGCTTCCAACTCGCTGGCTTACATCATCTATACTTCAGGTTCCACAGGACAGCCCAAAGCGGTAGAGGTGCAGCATGGCGGAGTCGCCAACATGCTGGAGTGGAGAAAAGCGAGGTACGGACTCTGCCCTTCCGATGTGACGCTGCAGCTCTTCTCCTTCGCGTTCGACGGCTTTGTAGCCAGCTTCTTCACACCTCTAGTCTCAGGCTCCTGCGTGGTACAGCCGTCCGAGGACGAAGCCAGGGACGGCACAGCCCTTGGCGGTATGCTAGCAAGCCTCAACGTCACTCACTTCATCTCGGTGCCATCCTTGTACCGGGCGCTGCTTGATCAGTCGGAACCAGGAGCTTGGAGTAGGCTTCGAATCGTAACTTTGGCTGGGGAGGCAACTCAGGAATCTCTGGTTGCGGCAAGCTTGGCGAAACACGGCCATGTGCATCTGGTCAACGAGTACGGTCCGACGGAGAACAGCGTACTGGCTACCGCTACCCTAAATGGCGGCATGAAGCCTGGGGAACGGGTTACAATTGGCAAGCCGATTGCAGGGGTGCAGGCTTGTATTCTCGATAGTCGAATGCAGATTCAGCCCATAGGTGTGTCCGGGGAGCTATGCTTAAGCGGATTAGGGCTTGCCCGGGGTTATCTGAATCGCCCGGAGCTGACGGCGGAGAAGTTCGTGCCTCACCCGTATTTTCCGGGAGAACGGATGTATCGAACAGGCGATTTGGCCAGAAGGCATTCTGATGGTTCCATCGAATACATGGGCCGTGTGGACGATCAGGTCAAAATCCGCGGTTTCCGCATCGAGCTCGGCGAGCTAGAAGCGAAACTGCTGCAAATCGGCGGCATTCGTGAAGCGGTCGCAGTCGCCGTATCCGTGCAGGGGGGCGACGGTCATAATCAGTTGTGCGCGTATTATACAGCGGAGCGTGCTATCAGCCCGAGCGAGCTGCGCAGTCAATTATCCGGTATGCTGCCACATTATATGGTGCCATCCTTTCTGCTGCAGCTGCCTAAGCTGCCGCTGAATATGAGCGGTAAAATCGACCGCAAGGCACTTCCCGCGCCTGACCCGCAGGAAATGAATCGAGACGAATACGTCCCTCCTCGTACTCCTGAGGAAAAGCTGCTAGCGAAGATTTGGGAGGAAGTATTGGCTGCCAAAGGGGTTGGCGCATCTCATCACTTCTTCGATTTGGGCGGAGATTCAATCAAGTCTATCCAGATCGCAGCCAGGCTGCATCAGGCAGGATATAAGCTAAAGCTGACGGATATTTTCCGCAATCCGACGGTCGCAGAGATGAGTCTTTGTCTCGAGCCGACCTCCGTTACTGCCGATCAGGGGGAGATCCAGGGCAGCATTCCTTTAACGCCGATTTTCAAGTGGTTTTTGTCTAGTCAGAAGGACATTCATCATTTCAATCAGAGCGTCATGCTATTTCACAGCGGCAGGTTCGATGAGTCTGCGCTTCGACAAGCGGCGGAAAAGTTGGCCGCTCATCATGATGCACTTCGTCTTATCATCCGTTCTACCGACGGAAGCCACAAATTGTGGAACAGAAGCATTGATGACGGTGAACGATATGAGCTTGCCATCTTTGATTTGCGGGACATCTTGGATGTGGCGGGAGCGATCGAAGAAAACGCCAATCGGATTCAGAGCAGTATCGATCTGGAACGAGGCCCGCTATTCAAGCTTGGAGTGTTTCAGTGCAAGGACGGAGATCATCTGCTCCTCGTAATTCATCACGCTGCGGTTGACGGCGTGTCGTGGAGGATTCTTCTGGCGGATTTGCAGAGCGCTTATGCTCAGGCGCTGCAGGGCAAGGACATCGCCCTCCCCGCCAAAACGGACTCCTTTCAGGCTTGGGCACAAGGAATTACCAACTATGCCGGTTCTGAGCAGCTTAGGCGGGAGCTTGATTACTGGCGCGACGAGATGCGAAAGCCGGTCGCCAAGTTGCCAAAAGACTTTGCCCAGGACGGACTACCCAAGCGACACGATCAATCTCTTAGCTTGCAGTGGACGGAAGAAGAAACGAGCCTGTTTCTGAAAACAGCTCACAGGGCGTATCGTACAGAAGCGAATGATCTTCTATTAACGGCTCTTTCCAATGCTGTAAGTGACTGGAGCGGTGAGGACGACATACGGATTACACTGGAAGGCCACGGAAGAGAGCCTATCGGGCAAAATCTGGATATTACCCGTTCCGTAGGCTGGTTTACCAGCATGTATCCTGTCACGCTGTCTCTGAGAGGCGTTCATGGCTTGAGGCAGCGGATCATTTCGGTGAAAGAACAGCTGCGCCGGATTCCAAATAAGGGGATCGGATATGGTGTCTTGCGCTATCTCTCTTCTTTCGGAGAGGGGTTGAACGGGGCGGAGGAGTCGGAGATTCTTTTCAACTATCTGGGTCAAGGAGATTGGGAGCAGCAGGCCGGCAGCTTCAGCCTCTCCCCTCATAAGCCGGGCAGCTCGCAAAGCCCTCATGCGACAAAGCATCAGTCCCTCGATATCTCCGGTTGGATCATTCAAGGGAAATTGGAACTGACGATTTCATATAGCAGTGAGGAGTATCGTCAGGATACAGTGAAGAGGCTGGGGCAGTTGCTGCAAGCCTCGTTGAGTGAAATCGTTCACCACTGCGCGAACAAGGATCATCCGGAACTGACGCCAAGCGATCTTCTTATGAAGGGACTCAAGGAACCGGTACTCGAGAAGCTGCTTCAGCGAACCGCTGCCGTCGGCAAAATCGAAGACATTTACCCGCTGACTCCGCTGCAGCAGGGTATGTTGTTCCATGCGATAGCTGATCCTGGGGACAGAGCGTACGTCCAGCAAATGCGCATGACGCTTCATGGCAGACTGGACTGTGAATTACTGCGCTGCTGCTGGGATGAATTGCTGCTCAGGTACGACGCGCTTCGGATGAATTTTCTCCAAATGCCAGGCGAGCAGCCTTTAGGTCTGGTTTACCAAAATAGAAACATCGGATTTACCTTCGAAGACATTCGGAATTTTGACGAAAACGGCTGTAAGACGCATGAAGACCAACTGGCTGTGGAGTATTTGAAACAAGGCTTCGATTTGGAGTGCGATCCGTTGATGAAGCTTTTGGTGCTTAGAACCGGAGATGAGCGTTACCGCATTCTCTGGACCTTCCATCACATCGTGATCGACGGTTGGTGTTTGCCGATCCTAATGCGAGAAGTCTTTCAATTGTATGAGGCGTACAGCAAGGGGAACTCCTCGCCGCTCCCTCAGCCTATCCCTTTTCGGGAATATGTCAAATGGCTGGATACGCAGGATGTTGAATCGGCTAAATCTTATTGGACGCAGTATGTGTCGGGCTATCAGGAAAGCTCGCTGATTCCGGGCAAAACCCGCGAATCCGGCCCTTATTACGCCAAAAATCTCGTTCTGCCGGTTGGAGAGGACCTGAGTGCGAGATTGGTACAGCTCTCAAGGAACGTGGATTCACACTCAATACGCTGTTCCAGGCGGCTTGGGGGATTTTGCTGCAAAGATACAATCATTCCAATGAAGCCGTATTCGGCACTGTCGTATCTGGCCGTCCGTCGGAAATCGAAGGCATCGAATCGATGATCGGACTCTGTATTAACACGATCCCGGTCAGGGTCCGCTCCGATGAAGGAATGAAGGTGACCGACTTGTATAAGGCAATTCAGGAACAGGCGTTAGCCTCAAGTGCTTATGATACGTATCCGCTGTATGACATTCAGGCACAAGCCGAGCATAAACAGGATTTGATCAAGCATTTGTTTGTCTTCCAGAACTATCCTGTAGAAACTAGCATGAAAGGTACCATTGTGCAGGGGACAGATGGTATCACGCTTTCCGAAACGCAGATGCATGAGCAAACGAACTATCAGCTAAATGTGGTCGTTCTTCCCGGAGACAACTTCATGCTCCGTTTCTTGTATAATGCACGTATCTACGATATTCCCATGATCGAATCGATCAGAGGGCAGCTCGTTCATTTACTCGAACAGATGGTGAAGAAACCGCACCTACCCGTGCAAGAGCTGGAGCTGCTGTCTCCAGAGGAGAAGGTCCGGTTGCTGCAAAGCGTTTATGCAGGCAGCGTAGAATCATCTCCTGCTACGATACAAGAGTTGTTTGAAGCTCAAGTTTCGAGAACACCGAACGCTTTAGCTGTCGTCTACCGGGAAAAGGGAGCTGACTTATGCCGAGCTGAATGAATCGGCCAACCGAATGGCTCGAGTGCTGCAACATAGGGGCGTCACTCGCGGACAAATCGTTGGCCTTATCTTGGGCCGTTCGGAGCGATTTGTGCAATCCGTGCTTGCCGTGGTGAAGGCCGGCGCTACCGTGCTTCCAATCGATCCGGGGCTTCCAAAGGAACGTATTCGGTACATGTTGGAGAACAGTTGTCCAGCTCTCTTGATTGCGGAAGATGCCGAATTGAACCAAGAGTTCCATGCCATCGGTGGATTTTCATTCGATGCATGGCTTGCGTCAGCAGCTGATCAGGAAGTGTCCAATTTGAATCCTGGCACAACCTCCGATGGGCTGTATGTAATCTATACATCGGGTTCCACGGGAACGCCGAAAGGAGGTGCTTTTGGAGCAGCGCACCATGACTAATCTGATTCTGGCGCAGAGGGAAGAAAATGACCCAGTGCCTTTGGGTTCCCGTGTGCTCCAGTTTGCCACGATTTCCTTTGATGTCTGTTACCAGGAAATATTCACGGCTTTGCTAAGCGGTGCGCAGCTGCACATAGCATGGGAGGAGCATAAGCAGCATCCGGAGAGACTGATTGAATTCGCAGTTGATTGCGGCATTCAAACGATGTTCTTTCCGACGTCCTATCTAAAGTTTTTGGCTTCGGAAAAAGGACTCCTGGAAAAGTTGGCGAAGGGACACTTAAAGCACTTGGTCGTCGCAGGCGAACAACTGGTGGCGAACCATAATCTGAAGCGGTTTGTACGGGAAGCTGGGGTCGTGCTGCACAATCACTACGGACCGTCGGAAACACATGTCGTCACCATAGCTTCACTGACAAGTCCCGATGAGAGCGGGCGGGACATCCCGGATGTGCCTACGATTGGAAAGCCGATTCAAAATACTCGCATCTATATGCTTGGCCCAAGCGGAAAGCTTCAGCCGAAGGGAGTACCGGGAGAGCTCTGTATAGCTGGCGTTTGCTTGGCCAGAGGGTACATTGGTCTACCGAAACTGAATGCTGAAAAGTTTGTAGAAGACCCTTTCTTCCCGGGAGAGAGGATGTACCGGACTGGGGATTTGGCAAGATGGCTGCCTGACGGGACAATTGAATACTTAGGGAGAATGGATAATCAGGTTAAAATTCGAGGATATCGAATCGAACTGGGGGAAATCGAATCCCGATTGCTAGCAGTTGACGGGATCAGAGAAGCGGCTGTTATTGCGAAGGAGGATAACACTGGTCAAAGCCATCTGTGTGCCTATTACACGGGCGACCGCCCGATTCGTCCAGGTGAACTCAGATCGATTCTGTCCCACACGCTGCCCTCATACATGCTGCCTTCCTATATGATTCAGTTACCGCTCATGCCGTTGAACGCCAACGGCAAGGTAGATCGCAGGGCGCTTCCGGAGCCGGACTTGTCGGCGTCTCTGACTGAATACAAGCCGCCTGTGACGGAGCTAGAGCGCAAGATTGTGGACATTTGGTCGCAAATCCTCGGTATTGAACGCATCGGAATGCTGGATCATTTGGAAGATTTGGGGGTTAATTCATTAAGCTACATGCGAGCGATTGTTGCGCTCGAAGAGGAGTTTGGCTTCGAATTCGAGGATGGGGATATGAGTGCCGGGCGTTTTGTTACCGTCGCCGATGTCACGGCATCTGTGGAGAAGCGGATGCGTG
This genomic window from Paenibacillus hexagrammi contains:
- a CDS encoding AMP-binding protein, coding for MLQHRGVTRGQIVGLILGRSERFVQSVLAVVKAGATVLPIDPGLPKERIRYMLENSCPALLIAEDAELNQEFHAIGGFSFDAWLASAADQEVSNLNPGTTSDGLYVIYTSGSTGTPKGGAFGAAHHD
- a CDS encoding non-ribosomal peptide synthetase; this translates as MTNLILAQREENDPVPLGSRVLQFATISFDVCYQEIFTALLSGAQLHIAWEEHKQHPERLIEFAVDCGIQTMFFPTSYLKFLASEKGLLEKLAKGHLKHLVVAGEQLVANHNLKRFVREAGVVLHNHYGPSETHVVTIASLTSPDESGRDIPDVPTIGKPIQNTRIYMLGPSGKLQPKGVPGELCIAGVCLARGYIGLPKLNAEKFVEDPFFPGERMYRTGDLARWLPDGTIEYLGRMDNQVKIRGYRIELGEIESRLLAVDGIREAAVIAKEDNTGQSHLCAYYTGDRPIRPGELRSILSHTLPSYMLPSYMIQLPLMPLNANGKVDRRALPEPDLSASLTEYKPPVTELERKIVDIWSQILGIERIGMLDHLEDLGVNSLSYMRAIVALEEEFGFEFEDGDMSAGRFVTVADVTASVEKRMRVNV